In Dendropsophus ebraccatus isolate aDenEbr1 chromosome 13, aDenEbr1.pat, whole genome shotgun sequence, the sequence attcaCTTTGAGGCCAGCCCTGCCAGGTAGTTAGGTGTAGTTAGCTCCCACCATAGATCCCTGGTAGTCTGCAACccctgtgtaataaaaaaaaaaaaaaaaacatactcaacaGCCTTGGTACACTACAGCCCTCTGGTGTATGGCTCCTCTGTGAGCACGAGTGACATCATTATGTGCCGTAGCGCTGAAGGCCTTAAAGTACCCTCACGACAATAAACACCCTATAGAAAGACAGAATCAACAAAGAGCAGACCATCAAATTTACAACCCATACAACTGTGTTCACACGTGTACAGTGTCCATACTAGGACATAGAAGTCAGAGtgaagaatcatttttacacaagtattgacaactaacttctgataactgacttctgactttgactactgactactgaataatgacttctgactactgatcaaattatatactaacatcctggtgttggtttttaaatatagccgagtggcattagtgtcagccataggtgtgatgtgcaacagctcctttctctccatgtcctatTGACTACTGACCATTGACACATGACTTTTGACTCCTTACTACTGACAACTTATAACTGACTTCTCATAAAATAatgtgtgatatctgatctctgaaatgTCAGGAGTGTACAATGTCCATTTTTACATAAGTGTGAGTATTGACAACTAACTTCTGATAACTGACTTCTGACAAATGACTTTGACTACAGAcatctgactttgactactgattactgactactgactttgactactgaagaTGATCTCCTGACAGATGGtatctattttgtccttgaagtagtaTGTGCCAATTCGGTACTGTTGGATTAATTGTCATGGCAGTCTTTAATAAGCATAGCAATGGATTGAATAGCATGTCTTTAATAAGATTAAGTTTCAACAGctatacttaaagggattatccagcattagaaaaacatggcaactttctttcagagacagaacCTCTTGTTtctaggtcaggtgtggttttcaatgAAAGGTAGATACCTACTGTATTGGGTCTAATTAATTTATAGGCACAACAAGTTGAAGGTAGCTGGTCACATAATCAGCATGACATTTTTTTGTAAACAGttagcaaaatatatatatatttttttattttattgatcaGGAACCAATTGAATATTATGGAACAACAACTAAACCAAACGACTTCATATAGGTTCATCTTACTTGGTTTGTCCAATGACCCTCATCTGCAAGTTATCTTTTTCACCATATTTTTAATAATGTATGTAATAACTATATCAGGGAACTTTCTGTTGACCACCATTGTTTGTATCAGTCCAACTCTACACAGCCCAATGTTCTTCTTTTTGACCAACCTTTCCATCATTGACATCTTCTTCTCCTCATCCATCGTTCCAGTCCTTTTAATGAACACCTTGCTCGCAGACAGAAGTATTTCTTTATTGGGATGTGCCACGCAGATGTACTTCTCTTTAGCTTTGGGTACAACAGAAAGTTTAATACTCGGTGTCATGGCCTATGATAGATTTGCAGCTATTTGTAGACCATTGCATTATAACACCATCATGAAAATGACATTTTGCTTTTACTTAGCTGCAGGGTCATGGTCTGTTGCGTTCATTAACTCCTTTGTGCAGGCTGTCTTAACGTTCCAGCTACAGTTTTGCAACTATCGTAACCTCAACAACTACTTTTGCGAGGTCCCTGCTTTCATACGAATGTCTTGTGGAGATACCTTTCTTAATGAGTTATCAATATATATTACGGGAACACTTCTTGCCATGTGTTCCTTCTATGTGATTGTGATTTCATATATCCATATTATCGTCAAGATTCTGAAGATTATTTCATCAGAAGGGAggcagaaagccttctccacatGTGCCTCCCACTTCACGGTTGTCTTTCTCTTCTTCGGGACTGTTATGTGCATGTATTTACGGCCGCACTCAAAATATTACACTAGTAAAGCGGACAGGGTGGTGCCCCTTCTTTATACAACAGTCATTCCAACGTTGAATCcttttatatatagtattaggaacAAGGATGTAAAAAATTCCGTCATCAGTCAATTTAAGAGGAAGAACCTTTACTAAAACTATCACAAAATTTAAGGATTTCTGAAGGACCACCCATCTTAATAGCTATCAATTTTAGCAATTGAAATCCCTGGACATCAGCTTCACTATACAAGTTCCTCAATATAAGGACATCAGAAGTAACCATGGTGGTGTTGCTTTCCTGTCCGCTGCGCTTATGGTTTCATTCTAGTGACTTACATAATCCTATTCTCTTGATAGTCACGCTTGCAGAGTTTGGAATTTGTTGGCGTATGATATCAGCTACAGAATGTACATTCTCATCTCCATCATGCTTCATGAAACTGCTTCCATGGCAATTTTTGCATTTCCTAACAACTTTTCTCAACATTTGTTAATCTGTGAAAATATTAAAGGTACAGTACAAAATAGTCTTCTGAAAAATATATTAGTATGCTCCCACCACCCGTTGTACCTGTTACGACATTTGTTCGTTCAACCAAACCAATTTTTAAAAGAACCGCACAAAAACAGCTACACGATTgaaggtgtttagctgttttaatgcagttCAAAAAATTgagctcatctatacttaccagtcctagATCCCCCAGTGTTGTCCTTCTCTGGTCCCTAGAGGCACTAAAATCCTgttaagccaatcactggacaggGCCATggagagtgattggctgagcgggctgtctatCTCATCTAAGGAGTAACAgcacactcagctaatcactggctgactgggaCAGAACAGCACTGCAGCTAGCGCTtgcctgagcaggctgtcactcttatctctAGAGTAACAGCTCGCTGAGCCAATCGCTGGCTGCAGGATTGTCTtgttcagtcagtgattggctaaacaggcaGGAGGTGGCTGAATACACCCAAGGCCCAGAGAACGACACCAGAGGAGGGTGGACAGGTGAGAAGACCTGATTGTTTTTTAGATGTGCTGCAGCTATCTTCCTGTTGTTCTAAACTTTGCAAAAGTTTGGACTCGAAGCGAACTtaaatttttgcaaagttcggaatgaATATCAGTTTTGGAGGCTCGGTTATGTGTGCTGTGGG encodes:
- the LOC138770564 gene encoding olfactory receptor 5V1-like; the protein is MEQQLNQTTSYRFILLGLSNDPHLQVIFFTIFLIMYVITISGNFLLTTIVCISPTLHSPMFFFLTNLSIIDIFFSSSIVPVLLMNTLLADRSISLLGCATQMYFSLALGTTESLILGVMAYDRFAAICRPLHYNTIMKMTFCFYLAAGSWSVAFINSFVQAVLTFQLQFCNYRNLNNYFCEVPAFIRMSCGDTFLNELSIYITGTLLAMCSFYVIVISYIHIIVKILKIISSEGRQKAFSTCASHFTVVFLFFGTVMCMYLRPHSKYYTSKADRVVPLLYTTVIPTLNPFIYSIRNKDVKNSVISQFKRKNLY